From a single Cyclobacterium marinum DSM 745 genomic region:
- a CDS encoding bifunctional 5,10-methylenetetrahydrofolate dehydrogenase/5,10-methenyltetrahydrofolate cyclohydrolase gives MQEKEGLVRIDGKKTAATIKDEIAAEVVLLKKNNKKTPHLAAILVGNDGASQTYVGAKVKACEKVGFGSTLVRLEETVSEEELLNEVEKINDNPDIDGLIVQLPLPDHISVEKVTAKIKPEKDVDGFTPANVGRMTLGWPAYIAATPYGIVELLKRYEIETSGKHCVVIGRSHIVGSPMSILMARNAYPGNCTVTITHSRTQNLKDIARSADILIVAIGREGFVTGDMVKEGAVVIDVGIHRIPDASKKTGFRLVGDVNFEEAAAKASAITPVPGGVGPMTIASLLYNTLLAAKGEVYQ, from the coding sequence ATGCAAGAAAAAGAAGGATTAGTAAGGATTGATGGTAAAAAAACTGCTGCGACGATTAAAGATGAAATAGCTGCGGAAGTAGTTTTACTTAAGAAAAATAATAAAAAAACACCTCACCTGGCTGCGATTTTAGTAGGAAACGATGGGGCCAGCCAAACTTATGTAGGGGCAAAAGTGAAGGCTTGTGAAAAAGTTGGTTTTGGTTCTACCTTAGTACGTTTGGAAGAAACTGTTTCAGAGGAAGAGCTGCTGAATGAGGTAGAGAAAATTAATGACAATCCGGACATTGATGGCTTAATTGTGCAACTGCCTTTGCCGGATCACATTTCAGTAGAAAAGGTTACGGCTAAGATAAAACCTGAAAAAGATGTGGATGGCTTTACTCCTGCAAATGTTGGTAGAATGACCTTGGGATGGCCGGCTTATATTGCAGCTACTCCTTACGGAATTGTGGAGTTATTGAAAAGATATGAAATTGAGACTTCCGGAAAGCATTGTGTAGTGATTGGCAGAAGCCATATTGTAGGTTCTCCAATGAGTATATTGATGGCCAGAAATGCCTATCCGGGTAACTGTACTGTTACCATTACTCACAGTAGGACACAGAACTTGAAAGATATTGCACGTAGTGCAGATATACTGATTGTAGCGATTGGGAGAGAAGGTTTTGTTACCGGTGACATGGTCAAAGAAGGTGCCGTAGTGATTGATGTAGGCATACACCGAATCCCCGATGCTAGTAAAAAGACTGGTTTTCGATTGGTTGGTGATGTCAACTTTGAAGAGGCAGCAGCCAAAGCTTCAGCCATCACTCCTGTACCGGGAGGAGTAGGTCCGATGACCATTGCTTCCTTATTGTACAATACCTTACTGGCAGCCAAAGGGGAAGTTTACCAGTAG
- the lepA gene encoding translation elongation factor 4 has protein sequence MNMDKIRNFCIIAHIDHGKSTLADRLLQFTNTVTEREMQDQLLDNMDLERERGITIKSHAIQMNFPYKGEEYTLNLIDTPGHVDFSYEVSRSIAACEGALLIVDASQGIEAQTISNLYLAIGHDLEIIPVLNKIDLPGAQPEVVAEEVMEMIGCDREDIVLASGKEGIGIEDILNAVVERVPAPKGEVEAPLQAMIFDSVYNPFRGVEVLFRIFNGTINKGDKIKFVNTGREYEADEIGILGIQQKPQNELQAGNVGYLISGIKVAKEVKVGDTITHVKRPCSNTVQGFENVKPMVFAGIYPVETTDFEELRASMEKLQLNDASLVWEPETSAALGFGFRCGFLGMLHMEIIQERLEREFDMTVITTVPSVQFRALMNDETYAVVNAPSDMPEPNLFKHIEEPFVKASIITASDYVGPVIQLCMEKRGQIKNQVYLTSDRVELTFDMPLVEIVFDFFDKLKTISRGYASLDYELIGFKQSNMVRLDVMLNGEPVDALSAIVHRDKAYEWGKRLCEKLKELVPRQMFEIAIQAAIGTKVIARETVKALRKNVLAKCYGGDISRKRKLLDKQKKGKKRMRQVGNVEVPQEAFMAVLKLD, from the coding sequence ATGAACATGGATAAAATAAGAAATTTCTGTATAATTGCCCATATTGATCATGGCAAAAGTACGCTAGCAGACCGACTTTTACAATTCACTAATACAGTGACAGAGCGGGAAATGCAAGACCAGCTATTGGATAATATGGATTTAGAAAGGGAGCGGGGGATTACGATTAAATCGCATGCCATCCAAATGAATTTCCCTTATAAAGGTGAAGAGTATACCTTGAACCTTATCGATACACCCGGTCATGTGGATTTTTCCTATGAAGTGTCAAGGTCTATAGCTGCTTGTGAAGGTGCTCTATTGATCGTTGATGCCTCTCAAGGTATAGAAGCGCAAACTATATCTAATCTTTATTTGGCCATTGGTCATGATTTGGAAATTATTCCGGTTTTAAATAAAATCGATCTTCCGGGTGCTCAACCTGAGGTAGTGGCTGAGGAAGTAATGGAAATGATCGGCTGTGACAGGGAGGATATTGTTTTGGCATCCGGCAAAGAAGGGATAGGCATTGAGGATATATTAAATGCTGTTGTAGAAAGAGTTCCTGCGCCTAAAGGGGAAGTTGAAGCTCCTTTACAGGCCATGATATTTGATTCTGTTTACAATCCTTTTCGAGGTGTAGAGGTGCTCTTTAGAATTTTTAATGGGACTATTAATAAAGGTGACAAAATTAAGTTTGTCAATACCGGTAGAGAATATGAGGCGGATGAGATCGGTATATTGGGTATCCAACAAAAACCACAAAATGAATTACAAGCCGGGAATGTAGGCTATTTGATTTCAGGAATTAAGGTGGCCAAGGAGGTAAAAGTAGGAGATACCATCACCCATGTTAAAAGACCTTGTAGTAATACTGTCCAAGGATTTGAGAATGTTAAGCCAATGGTTTTTGCCGGTATTTATCCGGTAGAAACAACGGATTTTGAAGAGCTAAGAGCTTCTATGGAGAAATTACAGCTCAACGATGCTTCTTTAGTTTGGGAGCCGGAAACATCGGCTGCTTTAGGATTTGGTTTTAGGTGTGGATTCCTTGGAATGCTTCACATGGAAATCATACAGGAGAGATTGGAGAGGGAGTTTGACATGACGGTTATTACCACGGTACCATCCGTGCAGTTTAGGGCATTAATGAATGATGAAACATATGCGGTAGTCAATGCGCCTTCGGATATGCCGGAACCAAACCTTTTCAAGCATATAGAGGAGCCTTTCGTTAAAGCTTCCATCATTACTGCTTCTGATTATGTAGGACCGGTGATTCAATTGTGTATGGAGAAAAGAGGTCAAATAAAAAACCAAGTTTATTTGACCTCAGATCGAGTGGAATTGACCTTTGATATGCCTTTGGTAGAAATCGTTTTTGACTTTTTTGATAAGCTTAAAACCATTTCCAGAGGTTATGCCTCTTTGGATTATGAATTGATAGGGTTTAAGCAATCCAATATGGTCAGGCTGGATGTTATGCTAAACGGTGAGCCTGTTGATGCCCTTTCGGCAATTGTCCATAGAGACAAAGCCTATGAATGGGGCAAGCGACTTTGTGAAAAGTTAAAGGAATTGGTGCCAAGACAAATGTTTGAAATTGCCATACAAGCGGCAATAGGAACAAAGGTAATTGCCAGAGAAACGGTAAAAGCCTTGCGAAAGAATGTACTGGCTAAATGTTATGGAGGAGATATTTCTAGGAAGAGAAAGCTTCTCGATAAACAAAAGAAAGGTAAGAAAAGAATGCGTCAGGTAGGGAATGTGGAAGTTCCTCAGGAGGCGTTTATGGCGGTGCTTAAACTGGATTAA
- a CDS encoding DUF922 domain-containing protein codes for MKLYFLLYILWPLLLSTNEPPEKYRAIKGGVVSINPNRPLNWNDFKKVNLIGNRSTINAITQSTCEIDILNIKKRGDHVSLDIEVKINLHKELSQVKNEFFTTRDAQTKQRVLHHENGHYLIAQIIGHRILNAVNNYKFEEKNHRTQLNRIIKENFKDWKRMDEQYDAQATKPYNPEMQARWDRFIASELQSLQQE; via the coding sequence ATGAAACTTTATTTTCTTCTGTATATCCTTTGGCCACTACTGCTTTCAACAAATGAACCTCCGGAGAAATACCGGGCAATAAAAGGTGGAGTGGTTTCCATAAACCCCAATCGTCCACTCAATTGGAATGACTTCAAAAAAGTAAATTTAATAGGAAATAGGTCCACAATCAATGCCATCACACAAAGTACTTGTGAGATTGATATATTAAACATCAAAAAAAGAGGGGATCACGTTAGTCTGGATATTGAGGTTAAAATAAATCTTCATAAAGAATTGAGTCAAGTTAAAAATGAATTTTTCACAACTCGGGACGCACAAACAAAACAACGAGTACTTCATCATGAAAATGGGCATTACCTTATCGCACAGATTATCGGCCATCGAATTCTTAATGCTGTAAACAATTATAAGTTTGAAGAAAAAAACCACCGAACTCAGTTAAATAGGATTATTAAAGAGAATTTTAAAGATTGGAAAAGAATGGATGAACAATATGACGCTCAGGCTACCAAGCCATACAATCCTGAAATGCAGGCTCGGTGGGATCGTTTTATTGCATCTGAGCTTCAGTCCTTACAACAAGAATAG
- a CDS encoding M42 family metallopeptidase: MIDVALLKEICELPGAPGFEKKIRDFILEKAKGLVDEIAVDNLGNVIAIKKGQRNPEGKKVMVAAHMDEIGFIVTHIDDNGFLRFHTLGGFDPKTLTAQRVIVHGKEKDIMGVMGTKPIHVMTQEEKNKLPKISDYFIDLGMDKEEVEKWIEVGDPITRERELVEMGNCVNCKSIDNRIAVFILLEALRVLEAPAYDVYATFTVQEEVGIRGAQVSAHHIDPDFGIALDTTIAFDLPGAAAHEKITELGKGTAIKIMDASAICDYRMVAFMKKTAAKNNIPFQTEILTAGGTDTAGVQRMGRKGAIAGAISIPTRHLHQVIEMANKEDVQSSIQLLKATLEEIDSFDWAH; this comes from the coding sequence ATGATTGATGTTGCTTTATTAAAAGAAATTTGTGAACTGCCGGGAGCTCCCGGATTTGAGAAAAAAATCAGAGATTTTATCCTAGAAAAAGCCAAAGGTTTAGTAGATGAAATAGCTGTAGATAATTTAGGAAATGTCATCGCAATAAAGAAGGGGCAGAGAAACCCTGAAGGGAAGAAGGTAATGGTGGCTGCTCACATGGATGAGATAGGCTTTATTGTCACCCATATAGATGACAATGGATTTTTAAGGTTTCATACGCTTGGCGGTTTTGATCCGAAAACTCTCACAGCCCAGCGGGTTATCGTTCATGGGAAAGAGAAGGATATCATGGGCGTGATGGGTACGAAGCCAATTCATGTGATGACTCAGGAGGAAAAAAACAAACTGCCTAAAATTTCAGATTATTTCATTGATTTGGGAATGGATAAGGAAGAGGTTGAGAAGTGGATTGAAGTAGGTGATCCCATTACCCGAGAACGTGAGTTGGTGGAGATGGGGAACTGCGTCAACTGTAAATCTATCGATAACAGAATCGCAGTTTTTATTTTGTTGGAAGCCTTAAGGGTTTTGGAAGCTCCCGCTTATGATGTGTATGCCACTTTTACGGTGCAGGAAGAAGTTGGTATACGTGGTGCGCAGGTTTCGGCACATCATATTGATCCTGATTTCGGAATCGCCCTGGATACCACAATTGCTTTTGATCTTCCGGGGGCAGCAGCTCATGAGAAAATCACCGAACTGGGTAAAGGTACTGCCATTAAAATTATGGATGCCTCAGCCATATGTGATTATAGAATGGTTGCTTTCATGAAAAAGACAGCTGCCAAAAATAACATTCCTTTTCAAACAGAAATTTTAACAGCAGGAGGAACGGATACTGCCGGAGTGCAGCGAATGGGGAGAAAAGGAGCCATTGCAGGTGCCATCTCTATCCCTACAAGGCATTTGCACCAAGTTATAGAAATGGCCAACAAAGAAGATGTTCAATCAAGTATTCAACTTCTTAAGGCGACTCTGGAAGAAATAGATAGTTTTGATTGGGCCCATTAA
- a CDS encoding 7-carboxy-7-deazaguanine synthase QueE, translated as MKDNKKTLSNGQYLPLMEAFYTIQGEGMFSGQPAYFIRLGGCDVGCVWCDVKDSWDKERWPKVAIEDIVAEAASYPARLVVITGGEPLMHDLAPLTHLLKEEGFQINMETSGAHPFSGTIDWTCLSPKKFKQPLPEVYAHADELKVVVYNKSDFEFALKHAKLVNEKCHLLLQPEWSKAGKMTNLIIDFVKENPAWRVSLQTHKYMEIP; from the coding sequence ATGAAAGACAATAAAAAGACGCTTTCCAATGGGCAATATTTACCATTGATGGAAGCTTTCTATACCATACAAGGTGAGGGGATGTTCTCCGGACAACCTGCCTATTTTATACGCTTGGGTGGATGTGATGTCGGATGTGTATGGTGTGATGTGAAGGATTCATGGGATAAAGAAAGATGGCCAAAAGTGGCCATTGAAGATATTGTGGCAGAAGCAGCTTCTTATCCCGCCCGACTAGTAGTTATCACTGGAGGAGAACCTCTAATGCATGATTTAGCTCCTTTGACCCATCTGTTAAAAGAAGAGGGTTTTCAAATAAACATGGAAACATCAGGGGCCCATCCTTTTAGTGGGACGATTGACTGGACTTGTCTTTCACCTAAGAAATTTAAGCAGCCATTGCCCGAAGTTTATGCGCATGCAGACGAGTTAAAAGTAGTAGTTTACAATAAAAGTGATTTTGAATTTGCGCTAAAACATGCCAAATTGGTCAATGAGAAATGTCATTTACTCTTGCAACCGGAATGGTCAAAGGCAGGTAAAATGACAAATTTGATCATTGATTTTGTGAAGGAAAATCCAGCATGGAGGGTTTCTCTTCAGACCCATAAATACATGGAAATACCCTAA
- a CDS encoding acyl carrier protein phosphodiesterase, translating to MNFLAHAYLSFDQPKVLIGNFIGDFVRGKIDEQFEREIVTGIMLHREIDSFTDKHKLVKEAQEILKPEFSRYSSVITDMYFDYFLALHWSKYSAIPLEDFSRSVYDLLEANSSILPQKFLLPFKYMKKENWLTAYGTKTGIQRSFTGLSYRTSFDSKMELAPQFLEENHAVFESYFEYFFSELIDFSKNKLKQLQNRDGKL from the coding sequence ATGAATTTCTTAGCACATGCTTACTTATCCTTTGACCAGCCCAAAGTTTTAATCGGTAATTTTATTGGGGATTTTGTTAGAGGAAAAATTGATGAACAATTTGAAAGAGAAATTGTCACAGGAATTATGCTACATAGAGAAATCGACAGTTTCACAGACAAACATAAGCTCGTTAAGGAAGCCCAAGAAATTTTAAAGCCTGAATTTTCAAGATATTCTTCTGTAATAACAGACATGTACTTCGATTACTTCTTAGCCTTACATTGGAGCAAATACAGTGCAATACCTTTAGAGGATTTCTCTCGGTCAGTTTACGATTTACTGGAAGCAAACAGTTCAATTCTTCCCCAAAAGTTCCTGTTGCCATTTAAGTACATGAAGAAAGAAAACTGGTTAACAGCCTATGGCACAAAGACCGGTATACAGCGGTCTTTTACGGGGCTTTCATACCGGACATCTTTTGATTCCAAAATGGAATTAGCGCCCCAATTTCTTGAAGAAAACCATGCTGTTTTCGAATCCTATTTCGAATATTTTTTTTCGGAATTAATTGATTTCTCAAAAAACAAATTGAAACAATTACAAAATAGAGATGGTAAGTTGTAA
- a CDS encoding AAA domain-containing protein yields the protein MTNIAEELLYTTKLLRMEWGEDLAQFRSLTFRKSIKDKVQAGVCWYPVQLNKIKWTFSDQLVIEVSVKEALSNHGFHSGKSISLFSNAEENDIQTTFLNGVVNNVKGNVMTLSLNTERLPDWVGEGGIGVNLMFDDTTYKVMTSAMESVTASENNRLAHLKEVILGHKKPYFLARETGSAGLLNAGQNKALELIEQAKDLAIVHGPPGTGKTTTLIQAIVSATQIYDQVLVCAPSNAAVDLLVERMGDENLEVLRIGHPARIDDKIIQRTLDAKILAHPSYKAYKKLRKEAEEYRRKANKFKRNFGHAEREKRKMHYNEAGKCQAEARQLYDYMTHSILDSCQVIACTLVGAASNLLKGKTFQVVFLDEAAQGLEPATWIPIMKAQKVVFAGDHCQLPPTIKSREAAKGLQNTLFEKAITNQPEAAQILSVQYRMAEAIMGFSNIAFYNNKLIAAANTQKHYLAEGEATLAFIDTAGSGFLEFKDRETLSISNKEEAFMLLTLLKDLLKRIGKNNSENQAWQVGLIAPYSAQVRLLKEMVAMDSEWIFLKQLDQNLTISTVDGFQGQERDIILISLTRSNEQGEIGFLADTRRMNVALTRAKRKLIVLGDSATIGNNGFYQSFLDFVHAKGAYHSVYEFME from the coding sequence ATGACAAATATAGCGGAAGAATTATTATATACCACAAAACTTTTACGAATGGAATGGGGTGAAGACCTCGCTCAATTCCGAAGTTTGACTTTTAGAAAATCGATTAAGGACAAGGTACAGGCAGGGGTTTGTTGGTATCCGGTGCAGCTGAATAAGATTAAATGGACTTTTTCAGATCAGTTGGTGATTGAAGTTTCAGTCAAAGAAGCTTTATCAAACCATGGGTTTCATTCAGGTAAATCCATTAGTTTGTTTTCCAATGCGGAGGAAAATGACATTCAAACCACCTTTCTAAATGGTGTAGTAAACAATGTAAAAGGTAATGTGATGACCTTAAGTTTAAATACAGAGCGCCTTCCGGATTGGGTTGGTGAAGGGGGGATCGGGGTTAATCTGATGTTTGATGACACCACCTATAAGGTGATGACAAGTGCCATGGAGTCAGTTACTGCATCTGAAAACAATAGGTTGGCCCATTTGAAGGAGGTGATTTTGGGACATAAAAAACCTTATTTTTTGGCTCGGGAAACGGGCAGTGCTGGGCTATTGAATGCAGGGCAAAATAAGGCGTTGGAATTGATTGAGCAAGCCAAGGACCTGGCCATAGTACATGGGCCTCCAGGTACGGGTAAAACCACAACCCTTATACAAGCCATAGTTTCCGCCACCCAAATTTATGACCAGGTGTTGGTATGTGCCCCTAGTAATGCAGCGGTTGATTTATTAGTGGAAAGAATGGGGGATGAGAACCTGGAGGTGCTGCGTATAGGTCATCCGGCAAGAATTGATGATAAAATTATTCAGCGAACCTTAGATGCGAAAATTCTGGCGCACCCCTCCTATAAAGCATATAAAAAATTACGTAAGGAAGCAGAAGAATACCGAAGGAAAGCCAATAAATTTAAACGCAATTTTGGTCATGCTGAAAGAGAAAAGCGGAAAATGCATTATAATGAGGCAGGAAAATGTCAAGCAGAAGCAAGGCAGTTGTATGATTACATGACCCACTCCATTCTTGATTCCTGCCAAGTGATCGCCTGCACCTTGGTGGGGGCGGCTTCTAATTTACTCAAAGGAAAAACTTTTCAAGTAGTATTTCTTGATGAAGCAGCCCAAGGATTGGAGCCGGCAACTTGGATTCCGATAATGAAAGCACAAAAGGTGGTATTTGCCGGAGACCATTGTCAACTACCTCCTACAATCAAATCCAGAGAAGCAGCCAAAGGGCTTCAAAACACTCTCTTTGAAAAAGCCATTACCAATCAACCTGAAGCAGCTCAGATTTTATCTGTTCAATATAGGATGGCAGAGGCAATTATGGGGTTCTCTAATATCGCTTTTTATAACAATAAGCTAATAGCAGCAGCCAATACGCAAAAACATTATTTAGCGGAAGGTGAAGCCACTTTGGCCTTTATCGATACCGCAGGTAGTGGTTTTTTGGAATTTAAAGACAGGGAAACCCTTAGCATCAGTAATAAAGAAGAAGCCTTTATGTTGCTTACTTTATTAAAGGACTTATTGAAAAGAATAGGGAAGAATAATAGTGAAAACCAAGCATGGCAAGTAGGGTTGATTGCTCCCTATAGTGCACAGGTGAGGTTGTTAAAGGAAATGGTAGCCATGGATTCAGAGTGGATATTCCTCAAACAATTGGATCAAAATTTAACCATTAGTACGGTGGATGGTTTTCAAGGACAAGAGCGAGACATTATTCTCATAAGCCTTACCCGTTCAAATGAGCAAGGTGAAATAGGTTTTCTAGCTGATACAAGGAGAATGAATGTTGCACTGACACGAGCAAAAAGGAAATTAATTGTTTTAGGTGACAGTGCAACCATAGGGAACAATGGTTTTTACCAATCTTTTTTAGATTTTGTACATGCGAAAGGCGCATACCATAGCGTGTATGAATTTATGGAGTAA
- a CDS encoding DUF4924 family protein has translation MKSIADKKKKENIIEYILYLYRMEDLLRAYQFEMNEVNEYVLGHKNVQEEDKEETRVWLSSMIQAMKHEGIQKKGHLQRTQKLVDRLAKIHWQLLKEEAEYMAVYRKTQPHLLQLITDSQQEIPEHEIQIFINTLYGILLSKLNGHKIPEEIMNAASSFGDTLAMLNHAYMSGYEPKLG, from the coding sequence ATGAAATCAATCGCTGACAAAAAGAAAAAAGAGAATATTATCGAATACATATTGTATTTGTACCGAATGGAAGACTTACTTAGGGCTTACCAATTTGAAATGAATGAGGTCAATGAGTATGTATTGGGACATAAAAATGTTCAAGAAGAGGATAAGGAGGAAACAAGAGTATGGCTTTCAAGTATGATACAGGCAATGAAGCACGAAGGGATCCAGAAAAAAGGGCATCTACAAAGAACCCAAAAATTGGTTGATCGCCTAGCTAAAATTCATTGGCAACTTTTGAAAGAAGAAGCCGAATACATGGCTGTTTATCGCAAAACCCAACCCCACTTGCTACAATTAATCACTGATAGCCAACAAGAGATCCCAGAGCATGAAATCCAGATTTTTATCAATACGCTTTATGGAATCCTTTTAAGTAAATTAAATGGACACAAAATACCTGAAGAAATTATGAATGCGGCGTCAAGTTTCGGAGACACCCTAGCCATGTTGAACCATGCCTATATGAGTGGTTATGAACCAAAACTAGGATAA